In Microaerobacter geothermalis, a single genomic region encodes these proteins:
- the phnC gene encoding phosphonate ABC transporter ATP-binding protein, producing the protein MLLVQNLVKHYHKEIALDGVSMEINEGEFVAILGSSGAGKSTFIRCINRLLEPTSGSIIYKGMDMGQLRKKQLREIRREMGMIFQDFHLISRFNTLQNVLVGSYGRYPVWRILLNRLPRKEWKLAEELISKVGMAPFAKKQVRDLSGGQRQRVGIARTLMQYPSIILGDEPVASLDPVTSRAIMDLLKEINEKDRITMIINLHDTEIARRYATRIIGLAKGRIVFDGQPDALTEEQILRIYGEAG; encoded by the coding sequence ATGCTACTGGTTCAGAACTTGGTAAAACATTATCATAAAGAAATCGCTCTGGATGGTGTATCCATGGAAATTAATGAAGGGGAATTTGTCGCCATTCTTGGCTCCAGCGGAGCCGGAAAGTCCACTTTTATTCGATGTATTAACCGGTTGCTAGAACCCACATCAGGTTCGATTATTTATAAAGGGATGGATATGGGACAGCTGAGGAAGAAACAGCTAAGGGAAATTCGCAGGGAAATGGGCATGATCTTTCAGGATTTTCATCTGATTTCGAGATTTAATACCCTTCAAAATGTTCTGGTTGGAAGCTATGGTCGATATCCGGTTTGGAGAATTTTATTAAACCGATTACCGAGGAAAGAGTGGAAACTGGCCGAAGAGTTAATCTCCAAGGTAGGAATGGCGCCATTTGCCAAGAAACAGGTAAGGGATTTAAGCGGAGGACAACGGCAAAGGGTGGGAATTGCAAGAACATTAATGCAGTATCCGTCTATAATCCTTGGGGATGAGCCGGTAGCCAGCTTGGATCCGGTCACCAGCCGGGCCATTATGGATTTATTAAAAGAAATTAATGAGAAGGACCGCATCACCATGATTATTAATCTCCATGATACGGAAATCGCCAGACGGTATGCCACCCGTATCATTGGTCTGGCAAAAGGAAGGATCGTTTTCGATGGCCAGCCTGATGCATTAACCGAAGAACAGATCTTAAGAATATATGGAGAAGCTGGATAG